The following coding sequences are from one Treponema bryantii window:
- a CDS encoding aminotransferase class I/II-fold pyridoxal phosphate-dependent enzyme, with translation MINPLAKDLNDTLSGTVVDALMSDMGRRLYFPNGIISQGGEAAKDAHFANGTIGMAVAAGTPIELDSYKKNMPSLTPRETVAYAKTAGNPDLRALWKEKIIAKNPSLKNKQFSLPILVPGLTAVLSYVSDLFVDVDKPLLAADPCWDNYELIAAARRGAEFHQFKCFENGKFNIADLEAKMKADAEKYGSVRVILNFPQNPSGYSPTVSEAKEIVRIVRELAEAGKKVLVLSDDAYFGLNYEDDIEPQSLFAYMADLHENVLAIKADGPTKEDFAWGFRAGFVTFASKGLTDAQYIALVTKFMAAIRSSVSCSSTPSQSLVMHALKDEAHEKQKLECRNMLKRRYDLVRAFVNNHKSDVLEPLPFNSGYFMSFHVKSGKAEEIRKELLKSEGIGIIQIDPYTLRVAFSSIDEDKIDSVYTSIYNVAKNF, from the coding sequence ATGATTAATCCATTAGCAAAAGATTTGAATGATACCTTATCAGGTACAGTAGTAGACGCCCTCATGTCAGACATGGGCCGCCGCCTTTATTTTCCAAACGGAATTATTTCTCAGGGTGGAGAAGCTGCAAAAGACGCTCACTTCGCAAACGGTACAATCGGAATGGCAGTTGCTGCCGGAACTCCGATAGAGCTCGATTCTTACAAAAAGAATATGCCTTCACTTACACCTCGCGAAACAGTTGCTTATGCAAAAACAGCCGGTAATCCAGACCTCCGTGCTTTATGGAAAGAAAAAATCATTGCTAAAAATCCGTCACTCAAAAATAAACAGTTTTCACTTCCAATTCTTGTACCTGGACTTACTGCAGTTCTCTCTTATGTAAGCGACCTTTTTGTTGATGTAGACAAGCCGCTTCTTGCTGCAGATCCTTGCTGGGATAACTACGAACTGATTGCAGCAGCCCGCCGTGGTGCAGAGTTCCATCAGTTCAAGTGTTTCGAAAACGGAAAGTTCAACATTGCAGATCTCGAAGCAAAGATGAAGGCAGATGCAGAAAAATACGGTTCAGTTCGTGTAATTCTCAACTTCCCTCAGAATCCTTCAGGCTACAGCCCAACTGTTTCAGAAGCAAAGGAAATCGTTCGCATCGTTCGCGAACTTGCAGAAGCTGGAAAGAAGGTTCTTGTACTTTCTGATGATGCTTACTTCGGACTCAATTACGAAGATGATATCGAACCACAGTCACTTTTTGCTTACATGGCAGACCTTCACGAAAATGTACTTGCAATTAAGGCTGATGGTCCTACAAAAGAAGACTTTGCATGGGGCTTCCGTGCAGGTTTCGTAACATTCGCATCAAAAGGACTCACAGACGCTCAGTATATAGCACTTGTAACAAAGTTCATGGCTGCAATCCGTTCTTCAGTTTCTTGTTCTTCAACACCTTCACAGAGCCTTGTAATGCATGCTCTTAAGGATGAAGCTCACGAAAAGCAGAAGCTCGAATGCCGCAATATGCTTAAGCGCCGTTATGACCTTGTTCGCGCATTTGTAAATAATCATAAATCTGATGTTCTTGAACCACTTCCTTTCAACTCTGGTTACTTCATGAGTTTCCACGTGAAATCTGGAAAGGCAGAGGAAATCCGTAAGGAACTTCTTAAGTCAGAAGGAATCGGAATCATTCAGATTGACCCATATACTCTTCGCGTTGCTTTCTCAAGCATTGATGAAGATAAGATTGATTCAGTTTACACAAGCATTTATAATGTAGCTAAGAATTTTTAA
- a CDS encoding DMT family transporter, whose translation MKKPEGASALVICALGWSLGGVFLKYVNVNSFAIAGLRSTFAFLVMAVFTRQLPHFYVKDEVSGKIDRAQTIYLWLSALSYAATMIMYVISNKLTYAANVIFLQYTSPVWVILFSAIILGEKNRKIDYITFAGIAVGMVLFFADSLMENQSGEFAETALLGNTIAALSGVTWAATTLFQRKQQLLIAEKIRETGKIPSHNTSKDAFMLAQIITASFGLPFIFLMERGVPDLRSLTFLLLLGLLQMGIPNIMYSIGIKKVTALSASLITMIEPLMNPVWVFLFVHEIPTVKCIVGGVIILGFILLREFVSKKR comes from the coding sequence ATGAAAAAGCCGGAAGGAGCATCGGCTCTTGTAATCTGTGCGCTGGGCTGGAGTCTCGGCGGTGTTTTCTTAAAATATGTAAACGTAAATTCTTTTGCGATTGCGGGTTTGCGAAGTACTTTCGCCTTTTTAGTAATGGCTGTTTTTACACGCCAGCTGCCGCACTTTTATGTAAAAGACGAAGTCAGCGGAAAGATTGACCGGGCTCAGACAATTTACCTGTGGCTATCTGCTTTGAGTTATGCGGCCACAATGATAATGTACGTTATATCAAACAAGCTCACTTATGCAGCAAACGTAATTTTTCTGCAGTACACAAGCCCGGTTTGGGTAATTCTTTTCAGCGCAATTATCCTCGGCGAGAAAAACAGAAAAATCGATTACATCACCTTTGCAGGAATTGCAGTGGGTATGGTGCTTTTCTTTGCAGACAGCCTGATGGAAAATCAGAGCGGCGAGTTTGCAGAGACTGCACTTTTAGGAAACACAATCGCAGCCCTCTCAGGCGTTACCTGGGCTGCCACTACCCTCTTCCAGAGAAAGCAGCAGCTTCTGATTGCAGAAAAGATTCGAGAAACTGGTAAAATCCCGTCTCACAACACTTCAAAAGACGCCTTCATGCTCGCACAGATTATTACCGCTTCGTTCGGACTTCCATTCATTTTCCTGATGGAACGCGGAGTGCCGGATTTACGTTCACTGACCTTCCTGCTGTTACTCGGCCTCTTACAAATGGGCATTCCGAATATCATGTACTCAATTGGAATCAAGAAAGTCACAGCATTGTCAGCATCACTTATTACAATGATTGAGCCACTGATGAACCCGGTATGGGTATTCCTGTTTGTCCACGAGATCCCGACGGTAAAGTGTATCGTCGGTGGTGTGATAATTCTGGGATTCATATTGTTGAGAGAATTTGTAAGCAAGAAGAGATAA
- a CDS encoding homocysteine S-methyltransferase family protein has product MTKLHDLLGKEILFFDGGTGTVLQGMGLKPGELPETWNTKHPDRIVQLHYNYFAAGSNIVNTNTFGAFITKFPLELERFVKAAIEDANTARNKARAEKPDGNYFIAFDIGSCGKLLKPMGDLDFEDCVKLFKKTFAAAFPLAKENKIDCVMIETMNDGYESKAAVLAAKETMEDLGIAAEDLPIIVSNVYDRECRTLSGSTPETMVAMLEGLGVSVVGVNCSLGPLEMKPTVERLCKAASVPVLVKPNAGLPKVVDGKTVFDVEAPEFVDAMKQLAELGPTVLGGCCGTTPEYIKGISTALGGEGLPLTPAAGASSTTPSAGDTPATPPCIGSVSSNTKVVYFGGPHRPVLIGERINPTGKKKFKEALRAGDIPYIIHQGMEQEEAGAQVLDVNVGLPEIDEKEMMLRVLDELQNVTTLPLQIDTTKPDVMEAALRRYNGKPMINSVNGKQEIMDTVFPLVKKYGGLVVALTLDEDGIPEDSARRVAIAKKIYAEAAKYGIRKSDIIIDPLAMAVSSDSKAGIATMETVRAIHEMGGLTSLGISNVSFGLPLREYVTASFFTLCMGAGLSAAIMNPLQGEMIKAWRCYNLLSGRDENCTDYIEWSGKESERLANLVPATGTSGGDAGGTPAGGGSEQRSASEGETSPLSNAIIHGLKTDAAAATRELLKTTESLTIINEYLIPGLDYVGKRFEKKTMYLPQLLMAAEAAKAAFGEIREYMEKSGKKGAPKGKIIIATVKGDIHDIGKNIVKVLLENYDFDVIDLGKDVPPEVVVEACKKDHVMLVGLSALMTTTVAAMEETIKLLRKECPWAKTCVGGAVMTQEYADQIGADFYGKDAMDTVRFALELFK; this is encoded by the coding sequence ATGACTAAACTTCACGATTTATTAGGAAAAGAGATTTTATTTTTTGACGGCGGCACAGGTACAGTTTTGCAGGGCATGGGCTTAAAGCCCGGAGAACTCCCGGAAACCTGGAACACAAAACACCCGGACCGCATCGTTCAGCTGCACTACAACTATTTTGCAGCCGGTTCTAATATCGTTAACACAAATACATTCGGCGCTTTTATCACAAAGTTTCCGCTGGAACTGGAACGCTTTGTAAAAGCCGCCATTGAGGATGCAAATACAGCACGCAACAAAGCCCGTGCCGAAAAACCGGACGGAAATTATTTTATCGCCTTCGACATCGGTTCCTGCGGAAAACTTCTCAAACCGATGGGCGACCTTGATTTTGAAGACTGCGTAAAACTTTTTAAGAAAACATTTGCCGCAGCCTTCCCTCTTGCAAAAGAAAACAAAATCGACTGTGTAATGATAGAGACCATGAACGACGGCTATGAATCTAAAGCCGCCGTTCTTGCCGCAAAAGAAACCATGGAAGACCTCGGAATTGCAGCCGAAGATCTCCCGATTATCGTAAGTAATGTTTATGACAGAGAATGCCGAACTTTGAGCGGTTCTACGCCAGAGACAATGGTTGCAATGCTCGAAGGCCTTGGCGTTTCTGTGGTTGGTGTAAACTGCAGCCTCGGCCCTCTGGAAATGAAGCCGACCGTTGAGCGACTCTGTAAAGCAGCAAGCGTTCCCGTTCTCGTTAAGCCAAATGCCGGCCTTCCAAAAGTTGTAGACGGCAAGACCGTTTTTGACGTTGAAGCTCCCGAGTTTGTCGACGCAATGAAACAGCTCGCAGAACTCGGTCCAACTGTGCTCGGCGGCTGTTGTGGAACTACACCGGAATATATCAAAGGCATTTCAACAGCATTAGGAGGGGAAGGCCTTCCCCTCACTCCAGCCGCTGGCGCGTCTTCCACTACCCCTTCTGCGGGGGACACCCCCGCAACGCCCCCTTGCATCGGCAGTGTTTCCTCAAATACAAAAGTAGTCTACTTCGGAGGGCCTCACCGCCCGGTACTTATCGGCGAACGCATAAATCCAACAGGTAAGAAAAAATTCAAAGAGGCTCTGCGTGCAGGAGACATTCCTTACATCATTCATCAGGGAATGGAACAGGAAGAAGCTGGTGCCCAGGTTCTGGACGTAAACGTAGGCCTTCCGGAAATTGATGAAAAAGAAATGATGCTCCGAGTTCTCGATGAACTTCAGAACGTAACTACACTGCCACTACAGATTGATACGACTAAGCCGGACGTTATGGAAGCAGCTTTGCGCCGTTACAACGGAAAGCCGATGATTAACTCGGTAAACGGCAAGCAGGAAATTATGGACACAGTGTTCCCGCTCGTAAAAAAATACGGTGGACTTGTTGTTGCCCTTACCCTTGATGAAGACGGTATTCCTGAAGACAGCGCACGCCGTGTAGCAATTGCAAAAAAGATTTACGCAGAAGCTGCAAAATACGGAATCAGAAAATCAGATATTATTATAGACCCTCTTGCCATGGCTGTAAGTTCAGACTCAAAGGCCGGCATTGCAACTATGGAAACAGTTCGTGCTATTCACGAAATGGGCGGTCTTACCAGCCTTGGAATTTCAAACGTAAGCTTTGGACTTCCTTTGCGCGAATATGTTACTGCAAGTTTCTTTACACTCTGTATGGGAGCAGGACTTTCTGCGGCAATTATGAATCCACTTCAGGGCGAAATGATTAAGGCATGGAGATGTTATAACCTGCTTTCTGGCCGCGACGAAAACTGTACGGATTATATTGAGTGGAGCGGAAAGGAAAGCGAGAGGCTTGCAAACCTTGTGCCAGCTACCGGTACTTCCGGGGGCGATGCGGGGGGCACCCCCGCTGGAGGGGGTAGCGAGCAACGAAGTGCGAGCGAGGGGGAGACTTCCCCCCTTTCAAATGCAATAATCCATGGACTCAAAACTGATGCAGCGGCGGCTACCCGAGAACTTTTGAAAACTACGGAGTCACTCACGATTATTAACGAGTACCTGATTCCTGGACTGGACTACGTGGGTAAGCGCTTTGAAAAAAAGACGATGTATCTTCCTCAACTTTTGATGGCGGCAGAGGCGGCTAAAGCGGCGTTTGGTGAGATCCGCGAGTACATGGAAAAATCGGGAAAGAAGGGAGCGCCGAAAGGAAAAATTATTATCGCTACGGTAAAGGGCGATATTCACGATATCGGAAAAAACATTGTAAAGGTTCTGCTGGAAAATTATGACTTTGACGTAATTGACCTTGGAAAGGATGTACCGCCTGAGGTAGTTGTTGAGGCGTGCAAAAAAGATCACGTAATGCTTGTTGGACTTTCAGCTCTTATGACTACGACGGTTGCTGCAATGGAAGAGACGATTAAACTGCTGCGCAAGGAATGTCCGTGGGCAAAAACCTGCGTTGGCGGCGCTGTTATGACGCAGGAATATGCCGACCAGATTGGTGCAGACTTCTACGGCAAGGACGCAATGGATACAGTTCGATTTGCTCTGGAGCTCTTCAAATGA